From the Huiozyma naganishii CBS 8797 chromosome 13, complete genome genome, the window GCAACCCGAATCTTTGAACGCTTCCAAGAAATTAAGAATATTTGACTCTAATAACAGCAGATCAAATTCCCCCGTGACAAACACGAATAATCCAACGCATAAAGCTAGGTCAGATTACttaaagaagaaattgaaatcaaatagaaagaaaagCCTGGATGATATGTCCCTCAACGCGAATGCAGGTGGTAAAACGCATGTACCACCAACACAGACAGGGATATACATCCAGaatttgaaagatttcCATATATCCACGGCGAAGGAAGGTTTACAGCTGTTGCAGAGAGGTCTTCAGAGAAGACAGGTAGCTACCACAAAGTTAAACGATGTCTCAAGTAGATCGCACACTATTTTCACTATTACTCTGTACAAGAAATTCAAGGACGATTTGTACAGGTTATCGAAGATAAACCTAGTGGATTTAGCTGGTTCTGAGAATGTCAATAAAGCCGGTGCCTTGAATCTCAGGGCAAAAGAAAGTGGATCCATCAACCAATCCCTGCTGACGCTTGGAAGAGTCATCAATTCTTTGGCTGATAAAAGTGCTCATATTCCTTTCAGAGAGTCAAAGTTAACTCGACTCTTACAAGATTCCTTGGGTGGGAATACCAAAACAGTACTTATTGCTACTATATCACCCGCAAAAATTGCAGCAGAGGAGACCTGTAGTACTTTAGAGTACGCATCTAAGGCAAAGAACATCAAAAACAAACCACAATTAGGATCCTTCATTATCAAAGACATTCTACTGAAAGACGTCTCTCAGGAACTCATAAAGATGCGGGCAGATTTGTGGTGCACGAAAAGCAAAGAGGGTATATACGTTTCACAAAAGAATTACAAAGAGATGGTCGATGATCTGGATAACTTCAAAACTGAACTAACTGAACTCAAAAGGACCAATGACTCCCTGGTGCAGGAAAACGAACTACTGggaaaggaaaagaaaagcgGCGCCGAAAGGGCAGATTCGTTGAAGTCAGAATTGGACAATTTACGCTCACAGCTCAAATCAGTTACAAATAAACTCGCCCAGACAAATACCCAGAATACCAAATTATCAGAGCAAGTAACTGATATGAATCGTATACAGACAGAACTAAAGTCTTTGATTGAAGTGTATCAACAGAAGCACGAAACTAGTAAACACAAATTCCAGCGTTTACTGAAAGATGAACTGGCTACCCTAACGGCAAAAATACTGAGTCAATGGGACACACTGAAGAATGTTAACTCTGGGAACTACCAAATTCACACACACATAGATAGCATACGTGGAGAAGTTATGAACCTGTTAGAGacaacaaaagaaaacgCGGAAACACTATACAAGTCCTGTATTGATGACCTATTGAAGGAGACGccgaaaattttccagcTCATAAGCGATAACGTTGGAGATATAAGAGGTATGACCGAGGAACACTACACAGAAATGGCACGAAATTTTTCGGATTTGAGTGAAGAATTTAACACTTTCAAACAATACTTGGATGGtcaattctttcaaaataatCATATTGAAATGATTCAAACACACCAAGACATTGTTGCTAGTAACATGCAAAAAATGTCCGATGATTTGTtacaaagtgttcaaaaCAGTATTCAGAATTACTTGAGTACTAATGCACAGATGGTGACCAACTCGATAAATGATGTCGCAATGGATGTCATAAATAAGGAGATGGATCTTTTTGCACCTAAGAAAAGTAAATGGGAAGAGTCTATAGACTTGATCAACCAGTCTGATTCGTTGAGTAACAAGTTCAGGAATAATATGACAAAGTCTGTTGATGATATTGCAAGTGTTATCCGGAACTCCAACGAATCGATGGATCGGTCGATCTCCACAATCAAAAAACATATCATTGAAAATGATATAAATTCACAGGAGCAAATCAACTCAAATGAACTACTGACCAACAGCTTTAAAGCTATACAGGAAAAGAGCAACAATATATTGCATTTGGTCACAGGCGACCTGACGGTCACTGCACAGGAATCGATGGATGGAATACAAAACTTAGACAGATCAATAAGGACATTAATACACGGCGACCAATATATTCACAGCACCAAGGGCGTTCACATTCCACCGCAAAATAGAGGACCTGAGCTACATTCAACACTGATACCATTGAAGCCATCTTCCTCTAATTTGAACAGACTGTCTGACAGCACCAAATCAAGTCCGAGAAAGAGATCGCAAGGGTCTGAAGACGAAACACATGCATCGAAGATTCCTAAATTAACCCAATAAAAGTAATTGAATACCTGCTACATTCTTTCGACCGTCTCCGCAATGGAGACGTTACAGTCGTACATAAATAGTAGTATAATTCAAATAATCTAGTTGTAACATTAATAATCTCACATCGATGCAATGGTTCTTGTTAACAGTTTATCACTCTATATTCTCCTATATCAGCAATGAGATTAGCAATTTCAACCCGGGACCTGCCCAATTGAACGCAAATCTTGTCAAATGACTCTAGATTATCGAGAGCCCCTAACAGCTGaagtttttcttccttggTTAAAATCATGGTTTCCTTATCGGCACCGTTTGTCCCACCTACGGCGTCAAACGATTTCCTTTCTCTGGCGTTCTCCCTTCTCTTTTCAAATGAAACCTTTGAGAATCTTGCGTAAAGTGAGTTGAAAAGCCTGTCTCCGTCATCAAATTTGATGTctgatgttgaaaaaaaagcgTTTTTAGAATGTGGAGCTTTCTCTGCCATCTTAGATTTACCCATCTGTTTTGCTATAATCGAATTTCTCCTTTTCTCTAAAACGGGGTACGACAGAACGCGGTAGATGATCTTTTTTATGGTACCAAATTGAATGAATTTCCGTACATCAATGTAGTTGGACCTTATTGTAGTAAAGTTGGTCGTGTACCATTTCTCTAGTGTGATTCCTTGCGATAAGGATCTGTATAGGTCAAAAAGTACCATCCGGGTTGGGTAATAAATGGTATGATCATCTGACCTCCCCGCCCCCGGTGTCCCCTCACTCGAAAGTGAGCTCTCAgacctttttttgtttgacATAGAATAGAACTCTGATGAGTTGTTGGAATATTGACTATTGGATTGCCAAGACAAAACACCAGTAGACGACAAGGAGTTCGATTTTTTATGTTTATTATTCCTTGAACCGGGAACACTTGTTTGTAAAGGCATGTGTATTAGCCGCGAGCTTTTAGGCAGAGTGACGTATTCTTGGCAATCATAAGCCATGGTAGGGTCTGTCAGGAACTCATTTATCAAGCTTGACGGCGCATAAATGTTTGAAAACTGGAAAATGTCCGTTATTATAACGCATTTGTAATAAATGAGATGTTTGATGCATTCAATGACTAGTTCTGGATCACTGTCGCTAAGTCTTGCTATGTTCAATATACTATTAACCCCATTTATGAACGGCAGTATACTGACCATTGTAGGGTCCCAATTTAGGTCTATTATCTTTTTCAGCTTGACTACCAACATGGGTACGTCTTCTATGGATAAATGCACGGAAGTTGGCGGATTTATCAGTGGGAATATCTTGATATCTATCGCATTCCCTTCGTCGATTGGAATGAGACATTCAGAGTAGTTGTTTAAGTCTTGGTATATCCGCATTATCAAGTCTTGTACGGATATGAGATGGATGTCCCcctctgtttttttgtCAGGCGAGAAGGATTTTGTCTTAGAAATCAGTGCATGAGTCAACGGTGCTTGGTTCTTCGCTGAGTTGTTATCGAAGGGCAATTTGTCTCCTTTGAAAAGGGAGTCGTCCCTTTCCGCTCTCGAGAGAACCTgactttgttcttcaagaacccTAAACATTTTACCTAGCCTGGTTATCGCGGGCTCGTATGGGGAGGTAGCGCACTCGTAAGGGAAAACAAAGACAAAGTTGAAGCGGAAATAGTTTCTTGCATAGGACGACGATTGGACCGCTACTGGGTATGATACAATTCGATAGTTACCATACTTCATCGTTAGCAGTCTATGGCATAACTGTGGTTTCGGTATGATGTAGTTCTTTATCGCATCGAAATTGATGTCATAATGCTGTAAATTGCCCGGAGGAAACTGGTAACACACCTTTGAGCCCTCTGTGGGGTGAAATATGGTGTAGAAGAGGGTGTGTATCGGAACAAACCCTTCAAACTTAGACATCATCGCGCTCACTGCCCTCCGTTCTCCCTGCATCGATTGTCCCTTCCATGTTTAGTACTACAGTTtattttgaatttggatTTTATACAAATGCAACGTCCAAAGACGTGGTCTAATATACAGATATATAGGTGGGTGATCTCGGATGGGAAGCCCTTTGGAATTCACCCGCGGTAGTAGATGACCATATTCCAATTGCATGCTCTTCCGTTAAGAATCAGGCGCGAGGGACAAAGCTAGGAAATTATATTATCCAATTTGTCGCACTCTGCTTCAGAAGCTTATGTAGACGAAGACGCTTCTTCATCACTCTCATCTACTATTACGTTCCCCAAGTTATCGTATCTAATGGAACTAATTTCTGgctcttcttcgtcactcTCGTCTATAATTGCGTTCCCCAGGTTATCGTATCTAATGGAGCTAGCctctgtctcttcttcgtcgGACTCCTCATCGCTCAATGTCATTTTGTTCATGTTTCTGTTGACATTTCCCATCATCCATATATCGCCGTCTCTTGCCTCATTTTTACGCTGTTGTGCCTCCTCCTCAATCTTGTTTAACCAATCCTCTTCAGCCTTCTTAACAGATTCGTGATCTGTGCACTTCTGATAAACTTCCAAAAGCTCTTTGTTTAGTTCCAAAAACCCTAGCCCCCAGGAGAAGTTGGATAAAAGGTCAGAAGCCAGATCCATTCTTCCAACAATGGCAAAACACGCGGCCAGGGCTTCAACACAGTTAAGCCTCCAAGGTCTACCATAATTGACTTGGTTAGCAGCAACCAGATACGGTAGCAGTCTCTCGTGCTTCCCACCGATACGGTTAAAGGGAACCTCATCTAGTCTCGCCCAAGAACACTCTACCACAGAGGCCCCAAATTCTTCTACAATCGCTCTGTCATCAGGGCAAACAACACCTTGTCCGTTCGGCGATACTACGATACCTTGAAACTTCTGTccgactttcaaagaggtgaTCAATCCAAGCCGCtccaatttcttcccaCTACACCTCTTAGGATCGCAATGATCAAAATCCCACATGGCCATCTTTACTGGGAATTTGGTACCTTTCACACCGTCGTGCTGCCTCAACTCCATGCGCTTATGGTTCAATCGACTGCTGTGACCGTTCGAGCCCTTGTGACTGCCCCTCGAGGTTTCGTCCCCACGGCTCTTGTTCTTACCTTTACCCTTCGCCATCTATGTTTCTGCAGTCCCCGTATGTAACTGTGCAGCAACGGCGTCAACTGGACTGAGACACCTCTCTCTTGTCGTCTTCTTCGATGAGCATCGCATTTCTCGACATTTTGTCAACTTTTTTGAACGACCCGAAAATAACGAACCTTTACGCATCTTTGACACCTTCAATAGGAGGATGGAAATCACAGTGGAATACGATCTATCGGTCCTTACCACTCCTGTTGATTCAGGTTTCTGTTGCTTTGAAAGAGTGCCCTCCATTATGCCGGAGTTGCTGAACCCACTCGTCGATGCTGTATTCAATTGTCAGGATGTGGAGGCGTCCCCTTTAAGAAAAGTGTACTCTTCGTTACATGATATACCGTTCATTTTGTTGGTTCCGCCTACCTTTGCTCTTTGGTACTACGATGACAGAAACACGAAATTTCCTCTCCATGAATTGTGCCATTCTCCGGAGTTTGTCTCTTCTCACATATTAACACGATATTCGGGGAAAGATAACAAACCAATAGATACAGATTTGTCCAGGCTACGAGCAGTTAGGGAGGCAAAATTTTGTACTTTTAATGGGAAAATCATCAATGGATTGTTTTCCAAACAGTCCCTCTACACAACGGACGGGTTTTCCTTTAGAAGCACGAGGCGAATCCTAAAATATGAAACTTTAGACCACTTTCAGAATTACTTGCAAGGCAGTTCCACCTTTATTTTGATTTACATAGACCAACCTTTGATAGACACAAATAGATTGTTGAAATGTGAGGATCTTGACTGTTTCCCGAACTTGACCATAAACACAACCCCATCGACAAGATCCTTGGCCAATTTATCATCAGCAGAGGTCCCTCCGCAGAGGAATCCGCTGCTGAATAGCATGATCCACGCTCAATATAACTGGAAGTTCCGGGCGGTGTTTCAAAACTATAGGAAAGAGATCACGCAGTCTGAGAGCATGCTGATTCCAGGTTTCCGAAAAACGATAGACAAGATATATGACGGGCTCGATAACTCCTTTCATACAATACCCACTATAAGACAACTCATACAAGAATACGTTGAGCAGAATGTTTATGATGACGTATGGCAAGTTCTAATAAACAGAAATAATGCTGAGGgggagaaggagaaacagTCAGAGAGTTCTGATATTTTCCGGTTTATCTCGCTAGACCAACTGGACACGGATTTTTATAAAGCCAAGTTTTCTAAATTTTATCTCAAGGACATCGTACAATTAGAGAAGAACATTTCGAAGGCaacaaaatcttttgaaaatctATCGGTAACACATACTTATGTGGAGAAATGTAGAGTGTTGGTAGAGACATTACAAATATTATCGAAACCCGTTAAAAGGGTAGGAGGTTACCAGGTCCCAATTACAGCAGATACTTTGGTCAGTCTTTTCATCTTGCTGATTAAGAGAACAAAGATGAAAAACATCAGGTGTCATTTGTACTATCTACAAAATTTCCACCAAGACGAAAACAGCATTAAGTTTGGATTATTGGGTTACGCAATATCCACTTTAGAAGCTGTGATATGCTACTTAGAAACGATTGAAACAGATAAGGAGAGGTTGGACTGCATTGAAAAAAACGACGCTAATCTAGAAGAGTTCCTGACTTTATTGACACGCTCAAAATGTGTGTCTAATGAGGGGCTTGACTTATCAAAATATTCCCACAACTTCAGATATAGGAATGGCGATGGTAATTCCACACTTTCACTGTGCAtcatcaacttcaagaacgacATATTCTTTGAGTTACTTTCAGAAAACTATGAATCGTACTTTGCCTTTGAAGATTTACTAGAGGATCAAACTACAGAAGGGACGACCCTTCTCATGCAATCATTACAACATAGCAATCATGAAATAACAGAATATTTGACAGACATAATGCTTAAGAACAGTACCGAGGAAGAGTTATACTATTATTGTGGAAAAAGAGATAAATACAAGCGTAATATTGGTCATTATATATGCGGACAGCAGACCCTGCTACAGAAAATTGGTAAATACATAAAATGGGACAGCAAAGATTGCACTGGTCAGACGCCATTATGTGTGATTTTTAGAAGTTACGATCAAGCTTTCTACGATGTCATGGTTGAAACATCTTTTGCTATTGCAGTTGAATGGTACAGTACTGTTAAgaattcaaaattttgttttcggGATCATACAGACAGTAAGGGAAATACTCTACTGCATATAATAAAGTGCAACATATCGTTTCTTTTACAATCGCCCGATGTTGACATCAACAAAGTGAACAGTCAAGGACTAAGTCCGTTGACAAACAATGCAATGTACGATAGAGGTGAAAACGTGGAAGCCCTCTTGAAGGATCCTAGACTGATATTCAGCAGTTTTGATTTTCTAAAACAATACCCAAATACCAAATCG encodes:
- the CIN8 gene encoding kinesin motor protein CIN8 (similar to Saccharomyces cerevisiae CIN8 (YEL061C); ancestral locus Anc_6.16), producing the protein MDTTGLGNDPGGEIGSASAMEKDDINITVAVRCRGRNKREIEAKSPIVVTVPDVTTTPEVSINTSGGSGIEAQLQAKTYTVDKVYGPDSSQKLVFEDCAEPLFHDFMRGYNCTMLVYGMTSTGKTYTMTGDVEMGAEGDVNGQAGIAPRILVKLFECLQDDYVVKCSFVELYNEDLRDLLSEGQDDFSNGTENSSKQPESLNASKKLRIFDSNNSRSNSPVTNTNNPTHKARSDYLKKKLKSNRKKSLDDMSLNANAGGKTHVPPTQTGIYIQNLKDFHISTAKEGLQLLQRGLQRRQVATTKLNDVSSRSHTIFTITLYKKFKDDLYRLSKINLVDLAGSENVNKAGALNLRAKESGSINQSLLTLGRVINSLADKSAHIPFRESKLTRLLQDSLGGNTKTVLIATISPAKIAAEETCSTLEYASKAKNIKNKPQLGSFIIKDILLKDVSQELIKMRADLWCTKSKEGIYVSQKNYKEMVDDLDNFKTELTELKRTNDSLVQENELLGKEKKSGAERADSLKSELDNLRSQLKSVTNKLAQTNTQNTKLSEQVTDMNRIQTELKSLIEVYQQKHETSKHKFQRLLKDELATLTAKILSQWDTLKNVNSGNYQIHTHIDSIRGEVMNLLETTKENAETLYKSCIDDLLKETPKIFQLISDNVGDIRGMTEEHYTEMARNFSDLSEEFNTFKQYLDGQFFQNNHIEMIQTHQDIVASNMQKMSDDLLQSVQNSIQNYLSTNAQMVTNSINDVAMDVINKEMDLFAPKKSKWEESIDLINQSDSLSNKFRNNMTKSVDDIASVIRNSNESMDRSISTIKKHIIENDINSQEQINSNELLTNSFKAIQEKSNNILHLVTGDLTVTAQESMDGIQNLDRSIRTLIHGDQYIHSTKGVHIPPQNRGPELHSTLIPLKPSSSNLNRLSDSTKSSPRKRSQGSEDETHASKIPKLTQ
- the NPR2 gene encoding nitrogen permease regulating protein NPR2 (similar to Saccharomyces cerevisiae NPR2 (YEL062W); ancestral locus Anc_6.17) → MMSKFEGFVPIHTLFYTIFHPTEGSKVCYQFPPGNLQHYDINFDAIKNYIIPKPQLCHRLLTMKYGNYRIVSYPVAVQSSSYARNYFRFNFVFVFPYECATSPYEPAITRLGKMFRVLEEQSQVLSRAERDDSLFKGDKLPFDNNSAKNQAPLTHALISKTKSFSPDKKTEGDIHLISVQDLIMRIYQDLNNYSECLIPIDEGNAIDIKIFPLINPPTSVHLSIEDVPMLVVKLKKIIDLNWDPTMVSILPFINGVNSILNIARLSDSDPELVIECIKHLIYYKCVIITDIFQFSNIYAPSSLINEFLTDPTMAYDCQEYVTLPKSSRLIHMPLQTSVPGSRNNKHKKSNSLSSTGVLSWQSNSQYSNNSSEFYSMSNKKRSESSLSSEGTPGAGRSDDHTIYYPTRMVLFDLYRSLSQGITLEKWYTTNFTTIRSNYIDVRKFIQFGTIKKIIYRVLSYPVLEKRRNSIIAKQMGKSKMAEKAPHSKNAFFSTSDIKFDDGDRLFNSLYARFSKVSFEKRRENARERKSFDAVGGTNGADKETMILTKEEKLQLLGALDNLESFDKICVQLGRSRVEIANLIADIGEYRVINC
- the TSR3 gene encoding ribosome biogenesis protein TSR3 (similar to Saccharomyces cerevisiae YOR006C; ancestral locus Anc_6.19), which produces MAKGKGKNKSRGDETSRGSHKGSNGHSSRLNHKRMELRQHDGVKGTKFPVKMAMWDFDHCDPKRCSGKKLERLGLITSLKVGQKFQGIVVSPNGQGVVCPDDRAIVEEFGASVVECSWARLDEVPFNRIGGKHERLLPYLVAANQVNYGRPWRLNCVEALAACFAIVGRMDLASDLLSNFSWGLGFLELNKELLEVYQKCTDHESVKKAEEDWLNKIEEEAQQRKNEARDGDIWMMGNVNRNMNKMTLSDEESDEEETEASSIRYDNLGNAIIDESDEEEPEISSIRYDNLGNVIVDESDEEASSST
- the KNAG0M01160 gene encoding uncharacterized protein (similar to Saccharomyces cerevisiae YML002W; ancestral locus Anc_6.20) — its product is MPELLNPLVDAVFNCQDVEASPLRKVYSSLHDIPFILLVPPTFALWYYDDRNTKFPLHELCHSPEFVSSHILTRYSGKDNKPIDTDLSRLRAVREAKFCTFNGKIINGLFSKQSLYTTDGFSFRSTRRILKYETLDHFQNYLQGSSTFILIYIDQPLIDTNRLLKCEDLDCFPNLTINTTPSTRSLANLSSAEVPPQRNPLLNSMIHAQYNWKFRAVFQNYRKEITQSESMLIPGFRKTIDKIYDGLDNSFHTIPTIRQLIQEYVEQNVYDDVWQVLINRNNAEGEKEKQSESSDIFRFISLDQLDTDFYKAKFSKFYLKDIVQLEKNISKATKSFENLSVTHTYVEKCRVLVETLQILSKPVKRVGGYQVPITADTLVSLFILLIKRTKMKNIRCHLYYLQNFHQDENSIKFGLLGYAISTLEAVICYLETIETDKERLDCIEKNDANLEEFLTLLTRSKCVSNEGLDLSKYSHNFRYRNGDGNSTLSLCIINFKNDIFFELLSENYESYFAFEDLLEDQTTEGTTLLMQSLQHSNHEITEYLTDIMLKNSTEEELYYYCGKRDKYKRNIGHYICGQQTLLQKIGKYIKWDSKDCTGQTPLCVIFRSYDQAFYDVMVETSFAIAVEWYSTVKNSKFCFRDHTDSKGNTLLHIIKCNISFLLQSPDVDINKVNSQGLSPLTNNAMYDRGENVEALLKDPRLIFSSFDFLKQYPNTKSAPILSHYCLDNEAPFRNIIASHFDFRISNKRSVVLTSRSKEDAQELIGSEAFELKNLKALFRLLLKQHPFTFFPLEELLDELSVVEKTASSRSLMKSSFCSKVLKKLTYCLDSMVEMELLPTAALQSVALLERHIAKEKVTVDEEKLKRRSKDKKMQPESIGTITTFLKYILESLLKLKGTIIELRKFSILSKLKSKDISESKNIVCTLGAEVSSKKIGRAMVRYSTIDNKFLGEQSFDLLVFQIHFFESCLSSIINSIDHLLHLKIPEWWKCYGQLLELSKEDPSVLARESDHKQTPNASNNVGTSTTDHTSGMGVLGTFIEGKRIKNQERTRAAISDLQRRLKLLDNEIDTNNTLVVIEYCIFINFQSKFIHSAMLEKWVKLNINLLKKSLLDSKEKRIRKEAVRSKASDNS